A genomic window from Chrysoperla carnea chromosome 3, inChrCarn1.1, whole genome shotgun sequence includes:
- the LOC123296566 gene encoding fatty acid-binding protein, liver-type-like, with protein sequence MTGLNGKYEIIKDENVMEYYKAVGIPDAFIDKVGTSPPSLEITISGNSVNIKDIKDTTVELGKEFEDKTPMGGVAKCVATLEGNKLTITRIHDGKKGGHSYEQNDEGIVVTLTFEGSPVICKRYYKRV encoded by the exons atgaccggcttaaatggaaaatatgaaattattaaagacGAAAATGTCATGGAATATTACAAAGCTGTTg gCATACCTGATGCATTCATTGATAAAGTCGGAACATCACCACCATCTTTAGAAATTACTATTAGTGGTAATTctgtaaatataaaagatatcaAAGATACTACTGTTGAACTTGGTAAGGAATTCGAAGATAAAACACCAATGGGAGGTGTAGCCAag TGTGTTGCTACTTTGGAAGGAAACAAATTAACAATTACTAGGATACATGATGGCAAAAAAGGTGGACACTCATACGAACAAAACGATGAAGGAATTGTAGTC ACCCTAACATTTGAAGGAAGCCCAGTCATTTGCAAAAGATACTACAAAAGagtttaa